TGTTATCTTTACTAAAAACAGTCACAAATTTACCAGCAAATTCACTGACAGGTTCTCCTGAATCTTTTCCTGGATGAAAACGCACTAAATAATAACCCACATCAGTTGCGCTATTGGGCTCGTTGTGTCGTACCAGTACTCTGAAGTCGACTTCAAGTTTGGCATTTTTTCGTTTAATTTTGTTAAAAAAGTGGCTGTACAGGCTAAGAATATTTTCTTTACCGCTAATGATACCTCGGTCTTGTGTTTCAGAGATATATACAGCATCGTCGGTATATATTTGTTCTATCGCGGCAAGATCTAATTGTTCAAATGCCTGCGTCAATTTTGTAAAATTAGCATTCAACGTTTTATGGGGTATAGATTCTGTTGCATAAACGTTCATGGTGCTTAGGCACACACTAACGGTTAGCAATATCAATAACCTGAGCGTATTCATTAAGGACAATATTCTTTTCAAGGAATGGTTCTCTTTTTTATCTAGTGTAAATCAATAATGGCAAGCGATACCGTAACGATAACTATAAATTAATCATCCACTTTGCTAAAGCATAGAATCTTTACAAAGTATGTTGGAGGTGGCACATGTCGTTAAGTGATGACGAATTATTTTTACAAGAAATGGCCGATGTTAGTCCTCTTAAGCAAGAACATCAGTCGCATACAGACCCAAGATGGCTTAATCCGTTAAGTGTAACAGATGCTCAATTGGCAAAGCGAGCAGCAGCGGAACAACATGAGTTGTTACAGTTATTGCCTACCGATCCTTATTTATTTACAGCGGTTGAGCCCGATGATGTAGTGAGCTATAAAATGGATGGGATTCAAGATGAAGTATTTACCCAACTGCGCCTTGGTAAATACCGATTCAATACCGTGTTGGATTTACATCAATATAGGCTCCCGCAGGCCCGTGAAAGTTTACTTAGTTGCGTGCTAGGTGCTTATGAACGCGGTGAACGTAATATTTTGGTTATTCATGGCAAGGGTTATAAAAGTAAACCTTATTCAGGGTTAATGAAATCAGCGGTATGCCATTGGCTAAGATTTATTGAACCCGTTACCGCGTATCATTCGGCCACAAAAGAATGTGGTGGAGTAGGTGCGGTATTTATCATGCTAAAAAAATCACCGCAAAAAAGAATTGAAAATAGTGAACTGAATAGAAAGGGTCGTGGTTTTAGGTAGGTTTTATCGGGTGTATGTTGCATCGAAAAAGCCAGTCATATTATAAAAGCAAAAAATAATGCCAAAAATTTAACTGCCGATGTTGTTTGGTTGAAAAAATTTGATGGCAAATAACTTTTTCAACTAAGCACTAATTAGCGCTAACATTTGTATTTTGACGATATTTTTACTCATACTCATACTCATACTCTTAGTCGCTCAAGTCAGCATTACCAGTCGCGCTGTTGGCTGGCTTGTGCGTTTTGCATACCTAGTTATATTTGTAGTGGAGCAAAGCCATATCGTTAAGCTTTTGCAGTCATGTTATCTCACCTGTCACCACTGAATGCTTCAGGCCAAGGTTAACAGGCAGCGATTTTGAACACATACTTGTGTTTGCCTCAAGCGTCTTTACTTCTATAAATACTAACGTAATGAATTGGGCTAGAGTATTGGCAATATCACACTAGGTTTGTATAACGGCAATGTATGGACTAAGCGTTACATAGGCTCTGCGTTGGAATTAATCTCTGCTTCACACTGCTCCGTTGGTTCTTTAACTCCTCGATGCTTTTCTTCTAGATCCCAGCAATCTTGGTTTTATTTCTACGGTTTAGTGGTATCGGTGAATACTTGTCTGTGCAATAGAGCAATCAATAAACTCACAGGCCTAAGGCAATGTTATTTCTAATCGTTTTCATCATAAGCCAATGTCTTTGACGTATTGGGCAGCGTTTAGAGTAAGCCCATTATCTGTCAGTACATAGTGGTATTAGAAAGTGCAATAATGGCTTCATTAACACTGTCTATGGTGGCGTTTTTTAAAAATAAATCCATTTGTGCAATTACAGTGACTGAATTCTCATGTCATAAAGGCGCTGGATCAATTTGAGACGGTCGTTTTAAAGGCAAGTGTATCTAGTGTATGTCCTTTTTATCTGCTGATGTCTGCCAACCACAAAATAGCAAACTTTGTATAATAGTTAACAATTTGGCAGGTTTATTGCTGTTTTTGATGTTGATGTTGTTAAAGAAAGCTAACAATTTCGATTGACATCTGTTCGCTCAATGATTAATTTAAACGGGTGTTTAAATTAACTTGGGTCTTGGAATGGCAAGTCGTACTGATACAAAAACAAGAATACTCGACGCAGCTGAAAAGTTGTTTGCTGAAAGAGGTTTTTCTGAAACGTCGTTGCGACTGATCACCAGTAAAGCTGAAGTCAATTTGGCATCGGTCAATTACCATTTCGGTTCGAAAAAAGAATTAATTCGCGCAGTACTCGCAAGATACTTAGATGTATTTATGCCAAGCGCTGCGATAGAAATTAAACGCATACATCATGCGCCTGAAGATGCGTCATTAAATGAAATTTTTTCTGCTTTAATTAAGCCATTACTCGAGCTTAACAAAGTGCGCAATGGCGGCACGATTATTTTCTTGCAGCTGTTGGGTCGTGGTTACATTGAAAGCCAAGGGCATTTACGTTGGTTTATCACCACGCATTATGGCGAACACTTAGCGACTTTTGTGCAAGCCGTATCGGCCAGTGCACCGCATATTCCCGCAGCTGAAATGTTTTGGCGTTTGCATTTCACCCTCGGGACGATAGTATTTACCATGGCTTCTGCAGATGCGTTAAATGAAATTGCCGCTGCTGAGTATGGTGAACATAACAACATTGAAGCGATTCTTCGTAAAGTCATCCCCTACATGGCAGCAGGTGTTGCTGTTCCTGTGTTAACAAACTAAGAAGGTATAAAATGAGTATCGTCATATTGCTAGTTATAGCGATCATTGTCCTCTTTGGCGTACGTAATATCAGGATGCAATTTATTACGCGTCCAGTATTTTCGTTCTTCAAAAAAGTGTTACCTCCTTTGTCGAGTACCGAGAAGGAAGCAATGGAAGCGGGTGATGTTTGGTGGGAAGGTGAGTTATTCCGTGGTAAGCCAAACTGGAACACCTTACACGGTTACGGTAAGCCAACGTTAAGTGCTGAAGAGCAGGACTTTATAAATAATCAAGTTCAAACCGCATTAACCATGATCGACGATTTTGATATTGTTCATAATCGCAAAGATTTACCGCCAGAGTTGTGGCAGTACTTTAAAGAGCAAGGTTTTTTTGCGTTAATTATTCCTAAAAAATTTGGTGGTCGTGAGTTTTCTGCTTATGCAAACTCAACCATAGTAGCAAAAATTGCTACGCGCAGTGTCAGTGCGGCGGTTACCGTTATGGTGCCTAATTCTTTAGGCCCTGGTGAGTTACTAACGCATTATGGTACTAAAGAACAAAAAGAACGTTGGTTACCTTCATTGGCTGTGGGTAAAGATATTCCATGTTTCGCATTAACAGGCCCAGAAGCGGGCAGTGATGCTGGTGCTATTCCTGATGTCGGTATTGTGTGTCGCCGTGAGTTTGAAGGCGAAGAAACATTAGGCTTAAGTTTAACCTGGAACAAGCGTTACATTACTTTGGCTCCTGTCGCGACGGTTTTGGGATTGGCCTTTCAAATGCGTGATCCTGACGGATTGTTAGGTGATGTTAAAAATATAGGGATCACCTGTGCGCTTATCCCGACAGATCATCAAGGTGTTGAAATCGGTCGTCGTCACAACCCATTAATGATGGCGTTTATGAACGGGACAACCAGTGGTGAAGATGTGTTCATTCCATTGGATTGGATTATTGGTGGACCACAGTTTGCCGGCAAAGGTTGGCGTATGCTGGTTGAATGTTTGTCTGCTGGGCGCGGTATTTCATTACCTGCACTCGCTACGGCATCTGGCCATGTGGCGACCAAAACGACCACTGCTTATAGTTATGTTCGTCAACAGTTCGGTATGCCAATCGGACATTTTGAAGGCGTACAAGAAGCTACAGCGCGAATTATCGCTAATACTTACCAACTTGAAGCTGCTCGTCGTTTAACTACCCAAGGTATCGACTTAAAAGTGAAACCTTCTGTGGTGACCGCGATTGCTAAATACCACATGACCGAGTTAGGCCGTGATGTATTAGAGGACGCGATGGATGTTCAGTCTGGTAAAGGTATCCAATTAGGACCTAAAAACTATCTAGGTCATGCGTATATCGCCACACCTATTTCAATTACGGTAGAAGGTGCAAATATCCTGACTCGTTCATTGATGATTTTTGGTCAAGGAGCAACGCGCTGTCATCCATATGTTTTGGCGGAAATGGAAGCCGCAGCAATGGAAGATGAGACATCAGCTTTAGATCGTT
The Shewanella vesiculosa DNA segment above includes these coding regions:
- a CDS encoding DUF4440 domain-containing protein, with the translated sequence MNTLRLLILLTVSVCLSTMNVYATESIPHKTLNANFTKLTQAFEQLDLAAIEQIYTDDAVYISETQDRGIISGKENILSLYSHFFNKIKRKNAKLEVDFRVLVRHNEPNSATDVGYYLVRFHPGKDSGEPVSEFAGKFVTVFSKDNKQQWKISVDSNTHAAPHFYYDAKPVPNLYYGRQFITAAKE
- a CDS encoding acyl-CoA dehydrogenase, whose protein sequence is MSIVILLVIAIIVLFGVRNIRMQFITRPVFSFFKKVLPPLSSTEKEAMEAGDVWWEGELFRGKPNWNTLHGYGKPTLSAEEQDFINNQVQTALTMIDDFDIVHNRKDLPPELWQYFKEQGFFALIIPKKFGGREFSAYANSTIVAKIATRSVSAAVTVMVPNSLGPGELLTHYGTKEQKERWLPSLAVGKDIPCFALTGPEAGSDAGAIPDVGIVCRREFEGEETLGLSLTWNKRYITLAPVATVLGLAFQMRDPDGLLGDVKNIGITCALIPTDHQGVEIGRRHNPLMMAFMNGTTSGEDVFIPLDWIIGGPQFAGKGWRMLVECLSAGRGISLPALATASGHVATKTTTAYSYVRQQFGMPIGHFEGVQEATARIIANTYQLEAARRLTTQGIDLKVKPSVVTAIAKYHMTELGRDVLEDAMDVQSGKGIQLGPKNYLGHAYIATPISITVEGANILTRSLMIFGQGATRCHPYVLAEMEAAAMEDETSALDRFDSLLLGHIGYAIGNALRSFGYALTGSRLGSAPVSGPTQQYYRDMTRISSSLAIMTDLSMLIMGGDLKRKEMISARMGDVLSQLYLASATLKLFEDNGRQQDDLPAVHYVMTERLHLAAKALNDAIRNFPSKIAAVLLRVLIFPLGNHFNAPSDKYAVDLVTGMLKPGPARDRITFLCSDVEGDESGIAEVEQAFLAKYAAKDLYKKLKKAQRSGHLKSKLPMLELFEQALEKDIITKAEHKQLVEADILRLAAINVDDFDKI
- the smrA gene encoding DNA endonuclease SmrA, with the translated sequence MSLSDDELFLQEMADVSPLKQEHQSHTDPRWLNPLSVTDAQLAKRAAAEQHELLQLLPTDPYLFTAVEPDDVVSYKMDGIQDEVFTQLRLGKYRFNTVLDLHQYRLPQARESLLSCVLGAYERGERNILVIHGKGYKSKPYSGLMKSAVCHWLRFIEPVTAYHSATKECGGVGAVFIMLKKSPQKRIENSELNRKGRGFR
- a CDS encoding TetR/AcrR family transcriptional regulator, producing MASRTDTKTRILDAAEKLFAERGFSETSLRLITSKAEVNLASVNYHFGSKKELIRAVLARYLDVFMPSAAIEIKRIHHAPEDASLNEIFSALIKPLLELNKVRNGGTIIFLQLLGRGYIESQGHLRWFITTHYGEHLATFVQAVSASAPHIPAAEMFWRLHFTLGTIVFTMASADALNEIAAAEYGEHNNIEAILRKVIPYMAAGVAVPVLTN